GCCGCGTTGCGCCAGGGCGTCGATCTGCGGCGTGGTCTGGCGGCCGTAGCCGTAGCAGCTCAGGGCGTCGGGCCGGATGCCGTCGATCAGGATCACCAGCAGGTCCGGCGGTCTGCGGTCCAGCGTTTGATGGACCCACAGCGTGGGTTCGGACAGTGCCGCGGCGAACGGCGCGTCCGTGCCCGTGCGTTCGCGCTGCCTCTGAAGATCGCCTGGCTCGCCGATCCCGGCCGCGCTACAAGTAAATACCAATTTGCCCGAACGTCCGGCCCATGGGCTTAGATCGAGATCTGCGTCGCGCCAGAAGTTGATGTGCTGATACGCCAGCTGCCAGCTCTCGCGCAGTTTCCAGGTTTGTTCGAGCAGCGGGCGCCGTCGTAACTCGAGCTTACCCAACGCCTCGCGCCCGCCCTGGGGCTGTTCGAGCCAGACCTCAATCGTCAGCCGACCCTTAAACGCGTCGAGCAGCTCGGGCCGAGCCGTGGCCGAAAAGGTTAGCCGGGCCTGTTCGGGCACGGTCAATGGAAACGAGTACTCCACGCCCGGCGCGATCAACAGGCTTTCGCGCGATTCCAGGAAGTGGATCAATCGACCGCGAGCCACCTGTTTGGCCAGGGCAAAGCGCAACTGTTCGCCATCAAGAAGCTCTGCGGACCTTTCAACGTCGGGAAACGGCAGCAGGTTGGTCCACGGACCGCTGACGTTGCGCGGCTGGAGTTCGCGGGCAAAGCGATGCAGCGGCAGCTCGGACGACGGCTGTTGGGGCAGGGCGTAGATCGCCAGAAAATGCGGTTCCCCGCGTTTGCCCAGCTCGCCGCGTTTGCTCCACAGCAGCTCGTAGTTGCGCTCAAGGTATTCCAGGGCCTGCGCGCGCTTGGGCTGCGTTGCCTGCTCGTCGCTGAGGCAGACCACAACCGCCTGAGCGCCGAGCTGCTGGAAGGTCTTGATGCGCTCGGGCGAGAGCGAACCCACGTGCCAGCCGCGGCGTTGCGCGTGATAGATCAGCTGGGTCTTGCGCGTGGAGCCCGGGTCCCAGGCCACGATCAGCGCGCCGGGCGGCAGGTATCGGTCCGCGGCATGTCCGGCGATCACGCTGGAGCGGTCGGCCCGGAAGAAGTTGTAAGTGTACGACGCGCTCCAACCCGCGAACGCCAGCAACAGCAATCCGGCGAGCAGCATTCTGTGGCGGGCCGGGCGTTGCCAAAGCGTGGATTGCGGCCGCCAGTCCAGCAGCGCAGCCATTCCGGCTCCGGCCAGGGCGCTCAGCGGCGGCAGCCAGGGCATTGAGTAGTAGACGTGCTCCTGGTTGCCGTTGCGCACGATCATCACGTAGAGCAGGCAGCCCAGGGCCCACCACAGGAACAGCCGCAATCGTGGCCGCAGATTTTTTTGCAACAGCGCGAACAGTGCGAGCACCGTGGCCGGTGGAGTCAGCCCGCGGTCGAAGATCCAGGATTGGACGATGTTCCAAAAGCGTGGGCTGAGCAGCAGCCCGGGTTCGCCCCACAGGCGCGTGTTGCTGAACAGCCCCTTTTCCGGGCCGCCGCGCCCCAGGGAGCCGATGCTCGCCGCGTAGCCGATCCAGCTCAGCGGAATTGCCAATCCCACCAGGGCGTAGAGCCACAGCGTGGGCCGCAAAGCCGCGCGAGCGCCCCAGCGGCCGAGGCTGATCGCCATGATCGGCACGCCCACCAGCAGGCCGAATGGTTTGAACAGGCCGCTGAGCACCAGGCAGCACAGCGACGCCAGCCAGCATGCGGCCCCGCCGTCTTCGGAGTAACGTCTGAAGTAGTAGACCGCGCCGATGCCAAAGGCGACCATCGCACCGTCCGAGGCCACGGCGCGGTTGAAAAACAGGATCAGCGGCGAGAAGCAGTAGAACAGCAGGCCGAAGACCGCGGCGCGCGCTCCCAGCTCGCGCCGCATCAGGGCGAAAAGCCACAGCGCGCCGGGCAGCGAAAGCAGGATCGTCACCAGTCGCGCCCAGCCCAGGCTCTCGCGCCCGAGCAGGCCATAGCCCGCGGCCAACAGCAAATGGTAGATCGGCGCTTCCTCGGCCTCGACGTGCGGTCGGGCCGAGCCAGCGTTGAGCACGTCCCACTCGGGATGCAGCCAGTCCAAGTCCGAGATCCACAGGTTGCGCGCCACTGTGGCCGCGCTGCACTGGTTCCAGGAATGGGCGTCCCAGATCGGGGCGTCGAGGTTGATCAGCCGCGGTAGGATCGACAGCGCGATGATCAGCAGCGCCGCGATCCGCGCCGTTCGAGGGTCCTCAAGGCGCTTCACGGTTTTGGAGAGCATTCGTCCAATCCGCGCGTTATTCGATCCGCTCGGCTATCGAGTACGGGTGTTCATCGCGGGCCAGACTGCGGGTGATGATCTCGGCCAGCAATCCCAGGGAGATGAACTGAACCCCCACGATCAACAGCAGGATTCCCAGGAAGAACAACGGTCGGTTGCCGATCGGACGCTCGCCGACGACCCACAGCACTGTCATGTAGAAGTTGATCAGCAGTCCGGCTGCGGAGAGCAGCACGCCGCCGCCGCCGAAAAGGTGCGCCGGACGGCGCGAAAAACGGGTCAGGGTCAGCACGGTCAGCAGATCGAGGAATCCACGTGTGTAGCGCTCGATCCCATATTTGCTTTTGCCGTGCTGCCGCGCGTGATGTTCCACCGCGATCTCGCCCACGCGGAAGCCGCGGCCCGCTGCCAGCGCCGGGATGAAGCGGTGCAGATCGCCGTAAAGCGAGATCTCGGTGAGCACCTCGCGGCGGTAGGCCTTGAACCCGCAGTTGAAGTCGTGGAGCTTAACGCCGGTGAGTTTGCAGGTCATCGCGTTGAACAGCTTGCTGGGCAGCCGTTTCTCGAGTGGATCGTGGCGCACCTGCTTCCAGCCCGAGACCAGGTCGAAGTCCTTGTCCAGCTCGTCGAGAAAGCGCGGGATCTCTTTGGGATCGTCCTGCAGGTCGGCGTCCATGGTGATCACGATCGCTCCCGTGCTTTCGGAAAACCCCGCGGCCAGGGCCGCGGCCTTGCCGAAATTGCTGCGCAGCCGGATTCCGCGGACCTCGGGTCGCAGCTCGCGGCGTTGGCGCACGATCTGGAATCCGTTGTCGCTCGAGCCGTCGTCGATCAGCAGGATCTCGAACTTACGGTCCAGAGCGTCGAGCACGGCCAGCAGCCTGTCGATCAGCTCGGGCAGGCTGTCGGATTCGTTATAAAACGGAATGACTACCGAGATATCGATCATTTTCAGCCCCGCAATTTTGATCCCTGATAACACAAGCCCGGACCGTGGTCCAGCCCGTCAGCGCCTGCGTTGAGCCAGCAGCCGCAGCTGGGCCAGGATCTTCAGCGCCTCGGTGCGCCGGGTGCCCAATGTCAACGCGGCGTAGCTTCCGATTCCCACGACAATCGACGCGCCAAGGGCCACGACCTCGTAGGTGCGTGATCCGACCAGCCGGAACGTGGCCCAGCAGCAAGCGCCCATGGTCAGCGCCAACACCAGGGTCACGGCCGCTCCCAAGATGAACGGCCTGAAGCTCAGCCCGCTGATCCGGGCCCGCAGCACCAGCATCATTACACTGACGTTGACCAGGATCGAGGCCGAGGTGCCGGCGGCCAGACCCAGGTAGCGGTAGGGCGCGGGCAGCACCTTGATCAGGATCAGGTTGAGCACGATGTTCAGCGCCAGGGTCGAGGCGCTGATCAACATCGGCGTGCGGGCGTCCTTGAGCGAGTAGAACGCCCGTGCCAGGAATTCGCTGGCTACGATGCCGATCAGCCCCGGAGCGAAGGCGTACAGCGCCCAGGCAGTTGCCCGCGCCGCGTCCGCGTCGAACTCGCCGTGGCGGAACAGCACGTTGACGATCGGCTGGCCCAGCACGATCAGCGCTACGGTCGAGGGCAGTGCCAGGAACACGATCAGCCGCAGTCCGCGGTTGACGTGGCGCTGGGTGGCGGCATCGTCCTGGGCTGCCACGGAGCGCGAGAGCTCGGGGAAGAGCACCGTCGAGATCGGCAGGAACAGCCCGATCACCAGGGTCAGCATCTTAAAGGCGTAGCCCATGACCGTGATGCTTCCCTCGTCGAGGGTCGAGGCCAGGGCGTTGTTGACCAGCAGGCTCAGTTGCCCCAGGGCCAGGCCGACGAAGATCGGTCCGAAGAGCTTGAACACCTGGCGCGAGGCCGGGTGAGGGCGCAGTACCCTGAAGTCGTGACGGTGGCCGATCAAGCGTAGGTAGAGTCCGTAGATCGCCAGTTGGGCCAGCCCGCCGATTAAGATTCCCAGGGCCACGCTGTTGATGCCCATCTTGCGCGAGAGCAGCAACACCGCGGCGATGATCGAGAGGTTGAGGATTCCCGGTCCGGCCGCGGGGAGAGCAAAGCGCCGCCGCGCGTTCATTACGCCGCCGAGCATCCCCGATAGCGAGATAAAGGCGAAAACCATTGCTATCAGGCGGAAAAAGCGGCCTGCAATCTGCGAGGTCGCGGCGTCGAAACCCGGCGCAAGCACCTTGATCGCAGCGCCGGGGAACAGCACGCCCAGAGTCGAGAGCAACAGCAGCACCAGCGCCGTTCGGTTGAACAGCGAATCGACCAACGAGCGTCGATCGTCCTTGGGCAGCGAGAGGTAGACCGGGATCAGCGACAGCGCCAGGGCCGTTCCCAGGGCGCTGGCGAGCTGCACCGGGACCAGGTGCGCGGCCATGTAGGCGTCGGTGTTGGCCGAGGCGCCGAAGTATTTGGCGATCAGCACGTCGCGCAGCAGGCCAAAGACCTTACACAGGCCCATCATGATGAAAACGGCAGCAATGCTGCGGAATGTGCGCTGGTCGCCAGCCTCGGTCATCAATGCGCTCCGGAAGCGAAAACCGCCAGAGTATAGCAGCAATGTCCAGCCCGGGTTAGATCGGGCAAACAATTCTTGCGATGATTATTCATCAATCCCCTACTGCTGCGCCTTGCGATCCTCGCGTAAAAACCTTTGCTTGTGCTTGGGACCGGCAATCGGTTACGGTTTGTCAAAGCAGCTTGAGGCGGGGGGATGGTGAACGACCGAAGCAAGCGTAGCCAGGAGCGTGTTTCGCGCAGGCTCAAGGTATTCTACGGGCTGGACAAACCACAACACCTGGGCTTCGTCAAAAACCTCTCGCGCTCGGGCGTGGCGATCACCGGCCGCAAGGTCTTCAATCCCAACGTGCGCGTGGTGGTGCAGATCGAAAACGACGACGAGAAGATCGAGATCCACGGTGTAGTGCGCTGGCGTAGCGGTTCGATGGCCACCAGCATGGCCCAGGGCGAGATGGGCGTGATGTTTCTCGAGAAAAACGAGCGCTACAACGCCCTGCTGCACTCGCTGATCCAAGAGATCGGCGAGCATCGCGAAGAGCCGCGCATCGACAAGGTGCTCAAGGTGATGTTCGACACTCCGGCCCCGCTGATCGAGCAGTACGCGCACAACATCAGCAAGGGCGGCCTATTCGTGGTCAGCGACGAGCCGCTGGATAAAGACTCCACGATCGTGCTCAAGATGTACGTGCTGGACATCATGGAAGTGGTCACCGTCGAGTGCCGCGTGGTGCGCACGGTCTATCGCGAGGAGGCCCGGCAGCGCGGGGTCAAGTCCGGCATGGGCTTGCAGTTCATCAAGTTCCACGGCGATTCCGAGCGCTATTTCTACGACTACATCGAACGACTCAAAGTCAGCCGCAAGTTGGTCTGATCAAGCCCGTATCGGGCTAGAGCTGCTTTTCCTTGTACAGGTCCGGGTGATGTTCGCGCAGGTGCCCGTGCACCAGCGCGCGCACCTCGGCGGCCGTGTGGCACTGCAGGGCGCTTTGGGCCATCTGCTGGGACGCTGCGTAGTCGGTGCCCAGCAGGATGCTCTTGACCCGTAGGAAGCTGGAGGAGTTCATCGACAGCTCGTCCATCTCCAGGCCCAGCAGCAGCGGCAGGTAGATCGGCTCGCCGGCCATCTCGCCGCAGATCGCGATTTCGATCCCGGCGTTGTGGGCCGAGCGCACTAACAGGTGCAGGGTGCGGATGATCGCCGGATGCAGCGGATCGAACAGATAGTTGACGTGTTCGTTGACGCGGTCCACGGCCAGCGAGTACTGGATCAGGTCGTTGGTGCCCACGCTGAAGAAGTCGACCTCGCGGGCCAGCACGTCGGACATGATCGCCGCCGACGGGACCTCGATCATCGCGCCCAGCGGGACCTGTTTGCGGTATTCCACGCCCTCGTCGTCCAGCTCCTGCTGTACCTGCTTGAGCAGCGCCTTGGCCGATCGTAGTTCGTCGACGCCGCTGATCATTGGGAACATGATTCGCAGCTCGCCGTGGACCGAGGCGCGCAAGAGAGCGCGAAGCTGGACGCGGAAGATATCTTGTCGGCTGAGGCAGAAGCGGATCGCGCGCAGTCCCATCGCCGGGTTGGCCTCGCGTGGATGGGCGATGTTGGTCAGCAATTTATCCGTGCCCACGTCCAGGGTGCGGATCGTCACCGGGTCGGGCGCCGTGCGCTTGAGCACCTCGGAGTAGAACTCGTAGTGCGCCTGCTCGTCGGGCAGGTCGCGGTGCAGCATCAGCAGGTACTCCGAGCGGAACAGCCCCACCGAGCGCGCGCCGTGACGGTGCATCGCCGGGATTTCGTCCGGGAACTCGATGTTGGCCGAGAGCCTCAGCGGTCGGCCGTCGCGGGTCTGGTTCGGCCGATCAACGATCGCCAGCAGCTGCTCCTCCTCGAGCTGGTAGGCGCGCTTGCGGTTGACGTAACTCTCGACGGTCGAGAGCTCGGGGTTGAGGATCG
This Candidatus Alcyoniella australis DNA region includes the following protein-coding sequences:
- a CDS encoding sulfatase-like hydrolase/transferase translates to MLSKTVKRLEDPRTARIAALLIIALSILPRLINLDAPIWDAHSWNQCSAATVARNLWISDLDWLHPEWDVLNAGSARPHVEAEEAPIYHLLLAAGYGLLGRESLGWARLVTILLSLPGALWLFALMRRELGARAAVFGLLFYCFSPLILFFNRAVASDGAMVAFGIGAVYYFRRYSEDGGAACWLASLCCLVLSGLFKPFGLLVGVPIMAISLGRWGARAALRPTLWLYALVGLAIPLSWIGYAASIGSLGRGGPEKGLFSNTRLWGEPGLLLSPRFWNIVQSWIFDRGLTPPATVLALFALLQKNLRPRLRLFLWWALGCLLYVMIVRNGNQEHVYYSMPWLPPLSALAGAGMAALLDWRPQSTLWQRPARHRMLLAGLLLLAFAGWSASYTYNFFRADRSSVIAGHAADRYLPPGALIVAWDPGSTRKTQLIYHAQRRGWHVGSLSPERIKTFQQLGAQAVVVCLSDEQATQPKRAQALEYLERNYELLWSKRGELGKRGEPHFLAIYALPQQPSSELPLHRFARELQPRNVSGPWTNLLPFPDVERSAELLDGEQLRFALAKQVARGRLIHFLESRESLLIAPGVEYSFPLTVPEQARLTFSATARPELLDAFKGRLTIEVWLEQPQGGREALGKLELRRRPLLEQTWKLRESWQLAYQHINFWRDADLDLSPWAGRSGKLVFTCSAAGIGEPGDLQRQRERTGTDAPFAAALSEPTLWVHQTLDRRPPDLLVILIDGIRPDALSCYGYGRQTTPQIDALAQRGALFQRAYAPSNYTRGSTSALFTGFHPGLHGVPLGRWSLSPLEKFAFRRVARRGLTQRLRDAGYSAIQVGANPFLQEPVKFGADAGFDRVYSFNLRRNDTAAITKIGRRMLRQNRDRPLLLYLHYNNGHGPYQAPHRFQGRFDAAIDNDPRTWPAGYDEELAYADQAVGRILAELERLGLSEQTLIVITADHGRGWDQGHPQGHGQSLYSGEVRVPLVISGPGVEPGVRYGSMVSLLDLAPTIAELAHVPADPDWPGVSLAPALRGDGVPLHQRIYFECGTAVGLKTQRHSVISKAMPSGSPFKGKPADDGLFLELYDDLSDPQQLDNLANDGSRITGELAGELFAHKRKLDNQRWALARTLLDLDPRVIGDRSVSDGIYAESFEGSYRLLLLPDQDNQATHVVSGSLRCNPEGLGWIDMAFPDPFGASISISEDRKRLDFIVELGAEQRTLSWRTFPEVTPIELELLLDGEPLDANRLNLGPWQIPFKSLPAKLGTQRDYSWLLSSRSPDIAGLDGPRALLWMVEHDPAKATGALGQEVEGALRQWGYVK
- a CDS encoding glycosyltransferase family 2 protein, whose product is MIDISVVIPFYNESDSLPELIDRLLAVLDALDRKFEILLIDDGSSDNGFQIVRQRRELRPEVRGIRLRSNFGKAAALAAGFSESTGAIVITMDADLQDDPKEIPRFLDELDKDFDLVSGWKQVRHDPLEKRLPSKLFNAMTCKLTGVKLHDFNCGFKAYRREVLTEISLYGDLHRFIPALAAGRGFRVGEIAVEHHARQHGKSKYGIERYTRGFLDLLTVLTLTRFSRRPAHLFGGGGVLLSAAGLLINFYMTVLWVVGERPIGNRPLFFLGILLLIVGVQFISLGLLAEIITRSLARDEHPYSIAERIE
- the murJ gene encoding murein biosynthesis integral membrane protein MurJ, with the protein product MTEAGDQRTFRSIAAVFIMMGLCKVFGLLRDVLIAKYFGASANTDAYMAAHLVPVQLASALGTALALSLIPVYLSLPKDDRRSLVDSLFNRTALVLLLLSTLGVLFPGAAIKVLAPGFDAATSQIAGRFFRLIAMVFAFISLSGMLGGVMNARRRFALPAAGPGILNLSIIAAVLLLSRKMGINSVALGILIGGLAQLAIYGLYLRLIGHRHDFRVLRPHPASRQVFKLFGPIFVGLALGQLSLLVNNALASTLDEGSITVMGYAFKMLTLVIGLFLPISTVLFPELSRSVAAQDDAATQRHVNRGLRLIVFLALPSTVALIVLGQPIVNVLFRHGEFDADAARATAWALYAFAPGLIGIVASEFLARAFYSLKDARTPMLISASTLALNIVLNLILIKVLPAPYRYLGLAAGTSASILVNVSVMMLVLRARISGLSFRPFILGAAVTLVLALTMGACCWATFRLVGSRTYEVVALGASIVVGIGSYAALTLGTRRTEALKILAQLRLLAQRRR
- a CDS encoding PilZ domain-containing protein, yielding MNDRSKRSQERVSRRLKVFYGLDKPQHLGFVKNLSRSGVAITGRKVFNPNVRVVVQIENDDEKIEIHGVVRWRSGSMATSMAQGEMGVMFLEKNERYNALLHSLIQEIGEHREEPRIDKVLKVMFDTPAPLIEQYAHNISKGGLFVVSDEPLDKDSTIVLKMYVLDIMEVVTVECRVVRTVYREEARQRGVKSGMGLQFIKFHGDSERYFYDYIERLKVSRKLV
- the ptsP gene encoding phosphoenolpyruvate--protein phosphotransferase; translated protein: MTSAPGQVVLRGIKGSPGIVVGHVRLVDRSQPQIPRRMIEPSTASREVERLREAVLQGKSQLTEVKERMDTIEGSEHIYIIESHMAILADKVVISDIVDTIRTERINAEWAVDKVFGRLRRIFDTIEDEYLRERKSDLDHVQRRVISNLMGVKRERLDEIHEEVVVVAHDLSPADMAHIDRSKIKGIALDIGGQASHTTILARALEIPLVVGLEKISQEANQGGEIILDGLAGLAILNPELSTVESYVNRKRAYQLEEEQLLAIVDRPNQTRDGRPLRLSANIEFPDEIPAMHRHGARSVGLFRSEYLLMLHRDLPDEQAHYEFYSEVLKRTAPDPVTIRTLDVGTDKLLTNIAHPREANPAMGLRAIRFCLSRQDIFRVQLRALLRASVHGELRIMFPMISGVDELRSAKALLKQVQQELDDEGVEYRKQVPLGAMIEVPSAAIMSDVLAREVDFFSVGTNDLIQYSLAVDRVNEHVNYLFDPLHPAIIRTLHLLVRSAHNAGIEIAICGEMAGEPIYLPLLLGLEMDELSMNSSSFLRVKSILLGTDYAASQQMAQSALQCHTAAEVRALVHGHLREHHPDLYKEKQL